The following DNA comes from Chryseobacterium gallinarum.
AATTATTAATGCGATCAATCAATATAACTCTTATACCAATACCAAATGGATTGCCCGCACTAACCAGAGCAATTATGTACAGTTTATTTTCGGAAGCCAGACAGGATCAGACGGGTGGGCTCATATAGGATACAGAGGTGGTGTACAAACCATTTCATTGGACCAGTATATTTCTGTAGGATCAGTCATTCATGAGATGGGACATACCGTAGGGCTTTATCATGAGCATACCCGTCAGGACAGGGATCAGTATGTCCGGATCCTATGGGATAATATTCAAAGCGGACAAAGCTACAACTTTGATAAGTATACTTCAGGAGTGGATATTGGCCCTTTTAATATCAATTCGGTGATGATGTACTGGCCAACTTCTTATTCCAGAAACGGACAGCCTACCATAACCAGGGCCAATGGCAGTAGTTTTACCTATACCAGAACAGGCTTCACGACCGGTGATATCAATACCATCAATGCAATGTACCCTTAATATACTTCAAAAAAGGGGAAGAATTCTTATGAATTCTTCCCCTTTTTATAGTTGTAATGATTCAAAAGAATCCTGATTTCATTAAATTCAAAATGACTGGGAAGTGCATTTTTCCATTCCGTTAAGGTCTCGTGTGATTTCTTGTAAAACTCCGTTTCAAAGGCTTTTATTTTATCCGAAGTAATCACTCTTGAAATATCCAGCAATCCCTGTTCTGCAAATTTTGCAAGGTGTCCGATGACCGTTTCCTTTACCAGCCCTCTTTCCAAAGCAATTTCACCAATGGTTTTTCCTTGTTCAAATAATTGGAAGGTTAAAACCTGTGAAGGAACTTTAGCAATTTTGAGACTGACTTCTTTATCGTTCTTTTCATCCAGCAGTTTAGTATCCAGCAAATGAATTTCTTTCAGACTGTTAAGGTATTCTTCAATATCTTCAAGCCAGTCTCTGAGTTCTTCATTGTACTGTTTCAATCCTTTAGCTCCTTTGATCTCAGCATAAAAATCTTTTAAAGGATCGAAAATCTTGTTTCTGGTTTCAGTAAAGAAAAAATTAACGGCACCTTTTGTTTTATTTTCTATTTCGGACCACTCCTCTTTTTCACCGATAAAATTATTTACCTTTTGGAAAATAATCCTTTCCAGTTTTTCAAAAATCTTTCCGAGGGTTACTGCTTCATGCTTCAACTGAAGATACAACTGGTTGGTTTTAACGTGGTCGATATTTTTTGTAACAATTGACAGGTTATTCCAGTTTTCAACTTCTTTTAGAAACCATAAGCAATCCAGTGTCCTAAGCACTTTCCTGATACTATAATCATACTTTTCTCTATTCAGGATTTCCTCGACATGATCATTGGCAACGGTGCCGGTATGAAAATGAAGAATCCTGTTATCTTTAAAAATGACTTCCGGAGTAATTTTTGATTTTAAAACAATTCCTTCCAATGTTCTGCAACGCGATAAAGCAACATACACCTGACCGGCAGTAAAGCTTTTACCCGCATCGATAATCACTTTATCAAATGTTAATCCCTGGCTTTTGTGAATGGTAACAGCCCAGGCTAGTTTAATGGGAAACTGTTCAAAACTTCCCAGAACCTCTTCTTTAATGTTTTTTTCAGTGTCCAGGAAATATTTTTTCTGTTCCCAGGTTTCCCTTTTTACTGTAATTTCCATTTCGCTGCCGTCCAGAACAACACGTATCTCATCTTCATCCAGGCTAATAATTTCACCAAGCTTTCCGTTAAAATATTTTTTTTCTCCGGAAACATCGTTTCTGATAAACATGATCTGCGCTCCTACCTTCAGCTCTAAAAACTGGTCGTTAGGAAACTGGTTTTCTTTAAAATCTCCTACAAGTTTTGCTTCATATGTCCTGGCATCTGCTTTTATTTCTGCCAGTTTTTCCTGGTTGATTTCATCTGCCATTTTATTGTGAGAACACAGATATACATAAGATTCTTTGCCCATATCAAAATCCGGGTCATACCTTTCATTAAGATGATCAAAATCTATATTGTCTGTATCTCCGTCCCGGATAGCATTTAAAACTTTAAGGAATTCCTGGTCAGATTGCCGGTAAACCTTGGTTAATTCAATAGTAACCAAAGGAATTTCTTTAATGGCATGGCTATCGAAAAAGAAGGGTGAGTCATAATACATTTTTAAAACATGTTCATCCCTTACTACCGGAGGAAGCTGATATAAATCCCCGATAAACAGCATCTGTACCCCACCAAACCTCTGATTGTTTCTTCTGATAAAACGTAAGGAGAAATCCATCATGTCCAGTACGTCTGCTCTCAGCATAGAAACCTCATCAATAATGATAATCTCAACTTCCCGCAAAAGTTTAAGCTTGTCTTTTCTGTATTTGAAATGAGGCATCAGGTCGGCAATATTATTGGCCAAACTGGTATCTATTCTTTCCGTAGTGGGCAGGAAGGTTCTTAAGGGCAAACCAAACATGGAATGGATGGTAACCCCTCCCGCATTGATAGCTGCAATTCCCGTAGGAGCTATAACAATATGTTTTTTTCTTGTCCGCCTTACAAAATCATTAAGAAAGGTGGTTTTTCCTGTTCCGGCTTTTCCGGTCAGGAAAACACTTCTGTTGGTGTACTCTATTAAGTCAAAAAAATGATTATTCATCGTCCTCAAAAATACGGAAAATGAATTTGAAATTCTTACCTTGGCATAAGTTTTGAAAATTCTTAAAAAGAAAAAAACTTATTGTGAAAAAAATTTTACTTCATATTCCGGCAGTAGTATTGTGTTCTACACTTATTCTTGTTTCTTGTAATACTTCAAAAAATCTTAATACCAATCTTCCTGTAGATATCGCAGATCGTCCTGCAGATGAAGACAGTCAGAAATATGATCAGGCACAGCTCGATAAACTAAAGGCATCTATAGAATCTGAAGCTTCAGGCGAAAAATGTACAGACGCCTCCGACTGGGTATTTGTAGCGATGGGGGTAAAGTCCTGTGGCGGACCTCAGCAATATATTGCCTATCCTAAAAAGATAGAGAATTCTATTCTGCCAAGAATTAACGACTATACGGACAGGGTAAGAATTTTTAATGAAAAATATAATATCACGTCTGACTGTACGGTGGTTCCGGTTCCGACTTCCCTTAAATGTGTGAAGGAAAAAATACGGATGATAACTCCGGACGGTGACGAAAAAAACAGCAAAGGTTCTATATCAAATCAATAAAGACTTGATATACAGAGCTCCATCTTCCGATGGAGCTTTTTTTATATTGATATTCCGTAGACAACATTGGCTTGTCCAGCAATTACAATTCGTAATTCTTCGCATTTTCTTTGTACCATGAGGAATATTTTACATAGTTATCCGCAATCCGGTTAACTTCTCCTTCCAGTAACTGAGCGTTAATATCTTTAATCTTTTTGGCCGGAACGCCTCCCCATACTTCCCCGGATTTGATATGAGTCCCCTGAGTCACTACAGAGCCGGCTCCTACAATAGAATTTTCTTCTACCAGACAGTCATCCATTACGATAGCTCCCATCCCGATCAGTACATTATCATGAATTGTACATCCATGAACAATGGCATTATGTCCTATGGAAACATTATTCCCGATATTTAAAGGATGTTTCTGATAGGTACAGTGAAGCATTGCATTATCCTGAACATTTACTTTATCACCCATTTTGATGTAATGAACATCTCCTCTGATCACAGCATTATACCAAACACTGCAGTCTTTTCCCATGGTAACATCTCCGATAATTGTAGCCGTCTCAGCTAAAAATGTGTTTTCCCCGATCTGAGGTATTTTTCCTAAAAGTTCTTTTACAAGTGCCATAATTTTAATTTGAAAATTTGAAACTAAGCTAATTTGAAAATTGTGAATTGCTAGACTGTATTTCCAATATCTACCTTCTAAATTATAGTGATAGCAAAAATCTAACTCCCAATTTTCAGCTTCTAACTTCTAATGCGTATTTTTGTATCTCAAATTTAACGAAAAAATGCGTACCGTACTTATAGAACCAACCGAAAACCCGAAAGTAATGAAATTTGTTGCTGATTATAATCTCATTCCGGGTTCTTTGGAGTTGGACAGAAATTCAGATATCTCAGAAATTCCTTTAGCTCAGGAACTTTTCAATTATCCTTTTGTAGAAAGGATTTTCATTACTGCCAATTTTGTAGCAGTAGCCAAACAGGATACCATCGAATGGGAACATGTAGCTGAAAGCCTGAAGAATGTGATTGAAGATGAATTGTTGGCAAATCCAAGAATTTATCTTCAGAAGAAAAAAGAAATGTATCAGATTTATGCTGAAATGACTCCGAATCCTAATGTCATGAAGTTTGTTTCAAACAAATTACTGATAGATGGTTTTGTAGAAGTGAAATCGAGGGATGCTGCGGAAGAAGTTCCTTTGGCGCAAGCTATTTTCAATGAGTTTGATTTCGCAACGGAAGTTTTCATTTCCGATAACTTTGTAGCGGTTACCAGAGACAATTCCGTGGAGTGGCATCAGGTAATGATGACAGTTCGTTCTCTTATTGCTGATTACCTTCAAAACGGAGGCACAATATCCAACCTTGAGCCTCAGAAACATGAAAGTCCTGTTGAAAAAATCATTAACAGAGATTATACTGAGGATGAACAGAAAATTTCCGATATTTTAAATGAATACGTAGCTCCTGCAGTAGAAAATGACGGAGGAAAGATTTCCTTAATGGAATATGATGAAGCGAGCAAAACTGCGAAAATGCTTTTACAGGGAGCCTGTTCAGGATGCCCGAGCTCTACAGCGACTCTGAAAAACGGAATTGAGAATATTTTAAAACAATTCGTTCCGGATTTAGTAGAAAGAGTTGAGGCAGTCAACGGATAATACATTTTTATGAATTCTCCCGGAAAGATCCTGGTTATCATTGGAAGTGCAACAAAGAATTCCAGCAATCAGAAGCTTATGGAGCAGGTGTTGGAAAAAAATCCGGGTATTCATTTCCAGATGTATGATGACCTGTCTGCTTTTCCGCATTTTGATACTTCATGCACTGATGTCAATATCCCCAAAGAGATAGTGAAAATCAGAGAGGATATCCAACATTCAGCGGGAGTCATATTTTCTACACCGGAATATATTTTCAGTATTCCGAGCAGATTAAAGAATGTATTGGAGTGGTGTGTTTCCACAAATGTCTTTACAGATAAACCTGTTGCATGTATTACGGGTTCGGCCAGTGGAGAGAAGGGGCATGAAGAGTTATTATTGCTTTTAACAACGTTGGGAGCAAAAATAAATGACAAACATCAGCTTTTGATAAAAGGGATAAAAGGTAAAATAAAGCCTGATGGCTCAGTTGAAAACAATACCTTTGCTAAAGTACTGCAATTGGTAACGGATTTTTCAGAATCCGTTTCATAATTAAAAATAAAAATATTGAATAAAAAAGGAATTTTACTGGTCAATCTTGGCTCTCCAAGATCCACGGCTGTAAATGATGTAAAAGAATATCTTGACGAATTTTTAATGGACGAAAGGGTAATTGATTACCGTTGGATTTTCCGTGCACTTCTGGTTCGGGGAATTATCTTAAAAACAAGACCTGCCCAATCTGCCGAAGCCTATAAAACGGTATGGACGGAAGAAGGCTCTCCCTTAATTGTCATTACTGAAAAAATTCAGAAAAAGCTTCAAAAACTGGTGGATGTCCCTGTAGAAATAGGGATGAGATATGCTGAACCAAGTATTGAAACCGGTATTCAGAAACTGGTAGATCAGGGAGTTTCCGAAATCGTTCTTTTTCCATTGTATCCTCAATATGCCATGAGTACAACGGAAACCGTTATTGAAAAAGCAGAAGAAGTAAGGAAAAAGAAATTTCCACAGGTTAAGATCAATTATATTCAGCCTTTTTACAACAGGGATATTTATATCAATTGTCTGGCAGAAAGTATTAAGGAAAAGCTTCCGGAAAATTTTGATGCGCTGCAGTTTTCTTATCATGGGGTTCCGGAGAGACATATTTATAAAACAGATCCTACCAAAACCTGTAATCTTAACGATTGCTGTTCCAGAGATGAGAATCCAAGTCATCAGTTTTGCTACCGTCACCAATGTTATAAAACAACACAACTTGTCATTGAAAAACTGAATTTACCTAAAGAAAAAACCATCGTTTCTTTCCAGTCAAGATTAGGAAAAGATAAGTGGATTGAACCTTATACAGATGAAACACTGGAAACAATTGGTAAAAAAGGAATAAAAAACCTGGCCATAGTCTGCCCGGCATTTGTTTCAGACTGCCTGGAAACACTGGAGGAAATCTCTGTAGAAGGTAAAGAACAGTTCCTGCACGGTGGCGGTGAGAATTTCCATTACATTCCCTGTCTGAATGATGAAGACCGATGGATTGAAGTGGTAAAAACACTTTGCGAAGAAAAACTAAACGACTTTTACCTGGTGTAAACCATCCCATATAAAAATAAAAAAGGCCACAAATACTACAGTATCGTGTGGCCTTTCTATTAGAGAATACAGTAATTTACTTTTTGATTAAGTTTCCTGCTTTCTGTCCATTTACCATTACAACATATACTCCAGGAAGAATATTTGATGGAAGTTGTATTTCCAGTTTATTAATTCCGTCAGCAATATTGACTTTTTCAGAAACCTCTCTTTTTCCCGTTAACCCGATTAATTCCACAGTTCCTTTTCCGGATTTCCCTTCAAATGCTACTGTAAATCTATCCGTTGCCGGGTTTGGACTGATAGTATAAAGCGGAGCATCTGCTGCAATTGCAGTTTTTCCTGCCGGTGAAGTACCTCCACCAACACCTACCGCATTCCAGGCGTTTGTAACCTGAGTCACTTCATTACTTCCTGCTCCATACAGATCTGCTGCTGCCTGAAGAGAATAAGTTCTTGTATTGGCGTAAGTAGAAGAAGAAGTAAGATAAGTAGTCAGGGTTCTATAAGCAATAGCTGCTGCTTTGTCGAGCCCGATTCCCGACACATTATAGGCAAAGCCTTTATCGTTGGTACCTGATCCTCCTGTTACCAGAAGGTAATACCAGAAGTTAAGCACTCCGGAATTGGTATGAACACCACAATAATCGTTAGTTTGACTTGGAAAGGAACAACCAGAAGTGGTTGCTGTTTTCCAATAGGTTCCCATATAGGTATCAGGCTGTCTGTAAGCATTAGGATTAGACATATCCCGGATCACGTAATTGAAGTCTTCTCCTATTGTCCAGCTTGCTTTGGCAGGTCTTGCCCAGCGTTCAATAGTGTTTCCAAAAATATCAGAAAAACCTTCATTTAACGCTCCTGATTCTCTCTGATAAGCAAGATTGGCCGTTTTGGAAGTCATCCCATGAGTAATTTCATGCCCACAAACATCAATAGCTGTTAACGGTTTACCACCATTGGTTGTAGAACTTCCGTCACCATACAACATTCTTGATCCATCCCAATAGGCATTGAATAAATTGGTTGAATAATGAACATATGACTTGATGGCAAAATTATTATTATCAATACTCTTTCTGCCATATTTTGTATAGTAATAATCCAATGTCATTTCAGCACCCCAATGGGCATCGGTAGCATATTCGTCTTTATTGGTATTTATATTGTTCCAATTATTGTCTGCATCTGTGAAATCTACTGCATTTGCAAAATTGGTCCCTTTCTTCATATTATAAGTTTCGACTGCTGTTCCGCCGTTTCTTCCGGTTTCTCTTAACCTGTAACTTCCGTTATATGAATCTGTTATAATACTTCTGCTGCCGCTATACACTGTTGTTGCTGTTCCCGGTGTATTTACTTCATGAATAATAGCGTCTGTTCCCAATACTTTCCCATTTTTAGCATCTACAAAAACGTATTGTCTGCTTAATGGTTTTTCTGCATAGATGTCAAATTTATAAGCCAGCTTTAAATCGGCCATATTCTCATCTGAAGGATCTGAATAATATACTAATTCTCCTTTGGGAGCAAAAGTAGCATCAGAGTTGCCTGCTTCTCTTTTAATAAAATCTTCTTCCGTTTTATTTTGCCATTTATAAGCTTCTGCTCCTACAAATGATAAGGCATTTTGTAATGCTATATCTTCAGAAATATTGGCTGCTTTCTCTACAGCTTTAGGAGTATTGAGGATCCATTTACCCGATTGTCCTACGATTTTCCCTCCTTTCGTCTGTACCGCCATCATTCCATATTCTACAGGAATGCCGTTAACAGTTTGCTGAAATCGATGCGTCTCAAAGCCTAATTTATCTTTTTCTGTCCCCAATTTACGGGCTTGCCCGGGAGAAAGTCTCTGAGAACCCTCATCAAATAAAACCGGACTTCCCTGAAAAACAGGACCGTTTTTATCGAATCTCATAAAATCTGAATGTAATCCGCTTTTACCCGGAATCAGTTTGGATGGTCTGTCTTGCCCAAAGACAAAAGAGCTGACAGCAATACCAGCTAGTAAAATAAATTTTGTTTTCATAAAATACCTGTTAATTATTATAACGAATTTATAAATTTTCCACAATGAAAACACTTAAATTTTAAATAAAAATAAACACATAGCTTAAATTATTAAACAAAACACAATGATGATTTTAAAAAGAAATAAAATAATTAAATAAAATTTTATTTATAAAAATAATTTCAATTAATAAAATCAACTTTAATCAGCACTTTGTGAATTATTTTTTTTCGTTATGTAATGCATTACATTTATAAACCTAAAATAGATGTCTTAACAATCATTTTATCAGTATTCATAAAAAAACAGACCATCTTTTAAGACAATCTGTTCACTTATTTTTATATTTTAAATTATAATTTATTTTCTAACAGGTGTTCTGAATTCTCCGTAGCCAATCAGTCCATCATAATTCCTTCCAAACGGAGCATAATATAAAAAGGCCTGGTATAAATTTTCCGTTTGCCAGAAGTTACCGTTTATCTCACCAAAATTAATAGGCCCGTCAGCTTCCTTCGTAGCGAGAATATAGTTATAAAAACCTTGTTTCAGAAAGATTCTGGCTACATACTGCTTATTGGCTGCATCATACTGCATCTGGTTTTCTTTACCCGGTTTAAAATCATTAAATCCTCCCAGAATATAAATTTCTTTATCCACGGGTTCCGAATCAAGATAAAAATGTACCCATGAATAATCTGCTTCACGCTCAGCATCACGCTCTCTTCCTAAGTCATTCCTCCTGTAATACCACGCCCCGTTAACGTCAGGCTGATACTGGTAATTCAGCGGAAAAGCCCATACCGGATGCAAATATGTCTGGTTAACTCCATCTTTTATTTCTGTTGAGCGAACCATATCTGCTGCCATATTCATATTCTTATTATCGAAATAATAAAATTCATTATCTCCCGGGAAAGTAAGGTTCATTTGCTGAAAAAGCAGCTGATTCCCCAAAACAGAGCTCGGCTTCTGATTAAAAATAACCATATTCGGATTATTATTCTGCATCAGGTTTAAGCTGACAGAATTAACATTAGAGGAAAGATCTCCTCCGGCTGAAACAGCTTTTACTTCTACTCTTTGGTTAAGATTAGGCTTTTTGGCATCGGAAATCCTTGAAACATTCAAAGCCATAGAAGCCCCATT
Coding sequences within:
- a CDS encoding M12 family metallopeptidase, producing MKTKPKVLISPIIFMGYMAVAFLSSCDKNNDDPVINTVQTQKEEIRKGQLNGQPITYVRKDGKNFFQGDIVLTDEQLDGPQKKGGASYSRWPSGNIYYTIASNMGSINRDKIINAINQYNSYTNTKWIARTNQSNYVQFIFGSQTGSDGWAHIGYRGGVQTISLDQYISVGSVIHEMGHTVGLYHEHTRQDRDQYVRILWDNIQSGQSYNFDKYTSGVDIGPFNINSVMMYWPTSYSRNGQPTITRANGSSFTYTRTGFTTGDINTINAMYP
- the hemH gene encoding ferrochelatase — protein: MNKKGILLVNLGSPRSTAVNDVKEYLDEFLMDERVIDYRWIFRALLVRGIILKTRPAQSAEAYKTVWTEEGSPLIVITEKIQKKLQKLVDVPVEIGMRYAEPSIETGIQKLVDQGVSEIVLFPLYPQYAMSTTETVIEKAEEVRKKKFPQVKINYIQPFYNRDIYINCLAESIKEKLPENFDALQFSYHGVPERHIYKTDPTKTCNLNDCCSRDENPSHQFCYRHQCYKTTQLVIEKLNLPKEKTIVSFQSRLGKDKWIEPYTDETLETIGKKGIKNLAIVCPAFVSDCLETLEEISVEGKEQFLHGGGENFHYIPCLNDEDRWIEVVKTLCEEKLNDFYLV
- a CDS encoding type IX secretion system plug protein, whose amino-acid sequence is MKTLRILLLSFGGMVFGQNIQSIQLFNPQTNDETPVIKFGEQLVLSFDDLTNGSEIYRYTIKHYDRNWNDDNLFFTEFANGSMNGLLDKFQYSFNTLQAYTHYKLVFPNDKIQPKISGNFELIVYKDSADKPLFKRRFYMVENGASMALNVSRISDAKKPNLNQRVEVKAVSAGGDLSSNVNSVSLNLMQNNNPNMVIFNQKPSSVLGNQLLFQQMNLTFPGDNEFYYFDNKNMNMAADMVRSTEIKDGVNQTYLHPVWAFPLNYQYQPDVNGAWYYRRNDLGRERDAEREADYSWVHFYLDSEPVDKEIYILGGFNDFKPGKENQMQYDAANKQYVARIFLKQGFYNYILATKEADGPINFGEINGNFWQTENLYQAFLYYAPFGRNYDGLIGYGEFRTPVRK
- a CDS encoding gamma carbonic anhydrase family protein; amino-acid sequence: MALVKELLGKIPQIGENTFLAETATIIGDVTMGKDCSVWYNAVIRGDVHYIKMGDKVNVQDNAMLHCTYQKHPLNIGNNVSIGHNAIVHGCTIHDNVLIGMGAIVMDDCLVEENSIVGAGSVVTQGTHIKSGEVWGGVPAKKIKDINAQLLEGEVNRIADNYVKYSSWYKENAKNYEL
- a CDS encoding NifU family protein; the encoded protein is MRTVLIEPTENPKVMKFVADYNLIPGSLELDRNSDISEIPLAQELFNYPFVERIFITANFVAVAKQDTIEWEHVAESLKNVIEDELLANPRIYLQKKKEMYQIYAEMTPNPNVMKFVSNKLLIDGFVEVKSRDAAEEVPLAQAIFNEFDFATEVFISDNFVAVTRDNSVEWHQVMMTVRSLIADYLQNGGTISNLEPQKHESPVEKIINRDYTEDEQKISDILNEYVAPAVENDGGKISLMEYDEASKTAKMLLQGACSGCPSSTATLKNGIENILKQFVPDLVERVEAVNG
- a CDS encoding M4 family metallopeptidase, whose translation is MKTKFILLAGIAVSSFVFGQDRPSKLIPGKSGLHSDFMRFDKNGPVFQGSPVLFDEGSQRLSPGQARKLGTEKDKLGFETHRFQQTVNGIPVEYGMMAVQTKGGKIVGQSGKWILNTPKAVEKAANISEDIALQNALSFVGAEAYKWQNKTEEDFIKREAGNSDATFAPKGELVYYSDPSDENMADLKLAYKFDIYAEKPLSRQYVFVDAKNGKVLGTDAIIHEVNTPGTATTVYSGSRSIITDSYNGSYRLRETGRNGGTAVETYNMKKGTNFANAVDFTDADNNWNNINTNKDEYATDAHWGAEMTLDYYYTKYGRKSIDNNNFAIKSYVHYSTNLFNAYWDGSRMLYGDGSSTTNGGKPLTAIDVCGHEITHGMTSKTANLAYQRESGALNEGFSDIFGNTIERWARPAKASWTIGEDFNYVIRDMSNPNAYRQPDTYMGTYWKTATTSGCSFPSQTNDYCGVHTNSGVLNFWYYLLVTGGSGTNDKGFAYNVSGIGLDKAAAIAYRTLTTYLTSSSTYANTRTYSLQAAADLYGAGSNEVTQVTNAWNAVGVGGGTSPAGKTAIAADAPLYTISPNPATDRFTVAFEGKSGKGTVELIGLTGKREVSEKVNIADGINKLEIQLPSNILPGVYVVMVNGQKAGNLIKK
- a CDS encoding NADPH-dependent FMN reductase — translated: MNSPGKILVIIGSATKNSSNQKLMEQVLEKNPGIHFQMYDDLSAFPHFDTSCTDVNIPKEIVKIREDIQHSAGVIFSTPEYIFSIPSRLKNVLEWCVSTNVFTDKPVACITGSASGEKGHEELLLLLTTLGAKINDKHQLLIKGIKGKIKPDGSVENNTFAKVLQLVTDFSESVS
- a CDS encoding helix-turn-helix domain-containing protein, with translation MNNHFFDLIEYTNRSVFLTGKAGTGKTTFLNDFVRRTRKKHIVIAPTGIAAINAGGVTIHSMFGLPLRTFLPTTERIDTSLANNIADLMPHFKYRKDKLKLLREVEIIIIDEVSMLRADVLDMMDFSLRFIRRNNQRFGGVQMLFIGDLYQLPPVVRDEHVLKMYYDSPFFFDSHAIKEIPLVTIELTKVYRQSDQEFLKVLNAIRDGDTDNIDFDHLNERYDPDFDMGKESYVYLCSHNKMADEINQEKLAEIKADARTYEAKLVGDFKENQFPNDQFLELKVGAQIMFIRNDVSGEKKYFNGKLGEIISLDEDEIRVVLDGSEMEITVKRETWEQKKYFLDTEKNIKEEVLGSFEQFPIKLAWAVTIHKSQGLTFDKVIIDAGKSFTAGQVYVALSRCRTLEGIVLKSKITPEVIFKDNRILHFHTGTVANDHVEEILNREKYDYSIRKVLRTLDCLWFLKEVENWNNLSIVTKNIDHVKTNQLYLQLKHEAVTLGKIFEKLERIIFQKVNNFIGEKEEWSEIENKTKGAVNFFFTETRNKIFDPLKDFYAEIKGAKGLKQYNEELRDWLEDIEEYLNSLKEIHLLDTKLLDEKNDKEVSLKIAKVPSQVLTFQLFEQGKTIGEIALERGLVKETVIGHLAKFAEQGLLDISRVITSDKIKAFETEFYKKSHETLTEWKNALPSHFEFNEIRILLNHYNYKKGKNS